From a region of the Acinetobacter larvae genome:
- a CDS encoding FKBP-type peptidyl-prolyl cis-trans isomerase: protein MTEIIQPNEEIRISEGSQVELHFSVAIENGAEIDNSRSREAPVSLVIGDGNLLPGFEKSLIGLRAGDRRTVSLPPEEAFGPWNPENIQTFDTVKFEQRPIVGHMIEFEDKAKSSLFGVVKSVTDDVTEIDFNHPLAGRNISFEVEIFKVTPAGQQGIQLK, encoded by the coding sequence ATGACTGAAATTATTCAACCCAATGAAGAAATACGGATTAGTGAAGGTTCTCAAGTCGAATTACATTTTTCGGTTGCCATCGAAAATGGTGCTGAAATAGATAATAGTCGTAGTCGTGAAGCACCTGTGAGCTTAGTGATTGGTGATGGTAATTTACTGCCAGGATTTGAAAAATCTTTAATTGGTTTACGTGCTGGCGACCGTCGTACCGTCAGTCTTCCTCCTGAAGAAGCTTTTGGTCCGTGGAATCCAGAAAATATACAAACATTTGATACCGTTAAATTTGAGCAACGTCCAATCGTTGGTCATATGATCGAGTTTGAAGACAAAGCCAAATCCAGCTTATTTGGTGTAGTCAAATCAGTCACAGATGATGTTACCGAGATCGATTTTAATCACCCTTTAGCTGGGCGTAATATTAGCTTTGAAGTAGAAATCTTTAAAGTAACCCCTGCTGGACAGCAAGGTATTCAATTAAAATAG
- the ssuD gene encoding FMNH2-dependent alkanesulfonate monooxygenase, whose protein sequence is MKIFWFIPTHGDSRYLGTSKGARTVDHSYMKQIAIAADQLGYEGVLIPTGRSCEDPWISAASLIDATTRLKFLVALRPGVTTPALAARMAATFDRLSGGRVLLNLVTGGDEQELQGDGVYEDHATRYKTAAEYLTIWREILRRSHEGEDFSFHGESLSVDHAKLLYPPIQKPYPPLWFGGSSEDAIALAADQVDTYLSWGEPPAAVKEKIQRVKDAAAAKGRRLNYGIRLHVIVRETAQQAWQAAEELIQYIDDDTIAIAQQKFKQMDSVGQRRMAELHNGDRSKLEVSPNLWAGVGLVRGGAGTALVGDPATVAARIQEYADLGIDTFIFSGYPHLEEAIRFAELVFPLLPLTLQEKLSQPHLTGPFGEIVANNYTPPKTTVTAEVVSETT, encoded by the coding sequence ATGAAAATTTTTTGGTTCATTCCCACCCATGGTGATAGCCGCTATTTAGGCACCAGCAAAGGCGCACGCACTGTAGATCATAGCTATATGAAACAGATTGCCATCGCTGCGGATCAGCTGGGCTATGAAGGCGTATTGATTCCAACAGGAAGATCATGCGAAGACCCTTGGATCAGTGCTGCCAGCCTCATCGATGCCACCACACGACTGAAATTTTTAGTGGCACTGCGTCCTGGTGTTACTACGCCAGCATTGGCCGCGCGTATGGCAGCAACATTCGACCGTTTATCTGGTGGGCGCGTACTGCTGAATTTGGTCACAGGTGGTGATGAACAAGAACTGCAAGGAGATGGCGTTTACGAAGACCATGCGACACGCTATAAAACAGCAGCAGAATATCTGACCATTTGGCGTGAGATTCTTCGTCGCTCACATGAGGGAGAAGACTTTAGTTTTCATGGTGAAAGTTTAAGTGTCGATCATGCCAAACTCTTATATCCACCCATACAAAAACCCTATCCACCGCTTTGGTTTGGTGGATCGTCTGAAGATGCGATTGCTTTAGCTGCAGACCAAGTTGATACCTATCTCAGCTGGGGTGAACCACCTGCTGCGGTCAAAGAAAAAATCCAGCGTGTCAAAGATGCCGCAGCAGCCAAAGGTCGACGTCTCAACTATGGTATTCGACTTCATGTCATTGTTCGTGAAACAGCACAACAAGCTTGGCAAGCTGCTGAAGAGCTCATTCAATATATAGATGACGATACCATTGCCATTGCGCAACAGAAATTTAAGCAAATGGATTCTGTCGGGCAACGGCGTATGGCTGAGCTCCATAATGGTGACCGTAGTAAATTGGAGGTTTCACCAAACTTATGGGCAGGTGTGGGCTTAGTGCGTGGAGGTGCGGGAACGGCCCTGGTTGGTGATCCTGCAACAGTCGCAGCACGGATTCAAGAATATGCAGACCTCGGCATTGATACTTTTATTTTCTCCGGTTATCCACATTTGGAAGAAGCCATCCGCTTTGCTGAATTGGTTTTCCCTTTACTTCCCCTGACCTTACAGGAAAAACTGAGTCAACCACATCTAACGGGTCCGTTTGGAGAAATTGTTGCCAATAACTATACCCCTCCTAAAACGACAGTGACAGCAGAGGTAGTTTCGGAGACAACATGA
- a CDS encoding CDP-alcohol phosphatidyltransferase family protein: MPSIYQLKPAFQNLLRPFVSWLFNKGISANQITLLAMFISLAISLFIYQYFAVHSANYILLIYPLWMLLRMAFNAIDGMLAREFHQQSKLGAYYNELCDVIADTALFSCLIVFNLVEAKILLLMIFLSILSEYTGVMAPLIGQERRYDGPMGKSDRAFWSSVLIIILILQNYFNFAENYSSYVINAILTIICLLLILTIYNRIKNSISQANNHA, translated from the coding sequence ATGCCCTCTATTTACCAATTAAAACCAGCTTTTCAAAACTTATTGCGACCTTTTGTTTCATGGCTTTTCAATAAAGGCATTAGCGCCAATCAAATAACCTTATTGGCAATGTTTATTTCTCTAGCCATTAGCCTATTTATCTATCAATATTTTGCCGTACATAGTGCCAATTATATTTTACTTATTTATCCATTGTGGATGCTATTACGCATGGCTTTTAATGCCATCGATGGCATGTTGGCACGTGAGTTCCATCAACAGTCAAAACTTGGGGCATATTATAATGAACTCTGCGATGTTATTGCCGACACCGCTTTATTCAGCTGTTTAATTGTTTTTAATCTAGTTGAAGCAAAAATTTTATTGTTGATGATCTTTCTTTCTATTCTCAGCGAATACACAGGTGTTATGGCACCACTGATTGGTCAAGAACGCCGCTATGATGGTCCTATGGGCAAAAGTGACCGAGCATTTTGGAGCAGTGTATTGATCATTATTTTGATATTACAAAATTATTTTAACTTTGCAGAGAACTATTCTAGCTATGTCATCAATGCTATTTTAACGATCATCTGTTTACTGTTAATTCTGACAATTTATAACCGTATAAAAAATAGTATTTCACAGGCGAATAATCATGCATAA
- the ileS gene encoding isoleucine--tRNA ligase, whose product MSDKQNSDNAVDYKATLNLPGTDFAMKANLAVREIKWLEQWYADNIYQQIRASRIGKKKYILHDGPPYANGTLHLGHVVNKVLKDIIVKSKTLDGYDAPYVPGWDCHGLPIELKVEEKVGKVGVNLDASAFRKACREYAYTQIDIQKKDFIRMGVLGDWDNPYLTMNYKQEADIVRSLGEIQKAGHVQPGLKPVNWCLDCGSSLAEAEVEYQDKTSDAIDVGFAIVNLADLSQRIDANISHPTDIVIWTTTPWTLPANQAVSVHPEIDYQVVQVQTDTGLRNLLLAKDLVASACERYQLENPVVLADFKGQALEHLQLQHPLIATRQVPVILGEHVTADSGTGAVHTAPGHGVDDYKVGLQYQLLVDNPVGGNGVYLETSPIFAGEHIYKANPKIIAALTDSQKLWAHAKIRHSYPHCWRHKTPIIFRATPQWFISMDAQGLRQKALDAIENDIQFVPDWGKNRIQAMIEGRPDWCISRQRTWGVPIPFFVHKDTNALHPRTNELLEQVAQLIEQEGIDAWYNRSAEDFLGEEAAQYNCVRDTLDVWFDSGTTHYAVLQQRPELAAPADLYLEGSDQHRGWFQSSLLTSIAINGKAPYKSLLTHGFTVDEKGHKLSKSLGNFIPLEDIIKQLGADGLRLYVASSDYRYEIAASKEIFNRVSDSYRRIRNTLRFLLANLNGFQPSRDVLPVNELVALDQYILQRTAEVQKTIQQAYTDMNFHVACSAITNFCINDLGGFYLDIIKDRQYTSKADSQARRSAQTALYHIVQAFVRWISPILSFTAQEAWPLIPEQQQAYVFTSYWYELPTISQSNAISEQDWQTLIAIKSAVNKQIEVARAAKLIGGNLSAKLELWVKPELKQVLNQLDDELRFVLITSEAIVHDDAEQGEVTEIDGLRVKVSAAAGEKCVRCWHVLPDVNTHAEHPGLCQRCIVNVTGSGEVRKYA is encoded by the coding sequence ATGAGCGATAAGCAAAATTCTGACAATGCAGTGGACTACAAAGCCACCCTCAACCTCCCAGGTACCGACTTTGCCATGAAGGCTAACCTTGCGGTGCGTGAAATTAAATGGTTAGAACAGTGGTATGCCGACAACATTTATCAGCAAATTCGTGCTTCGCGTATTGGTAAGAAAAAATATATTTTGCACGATGGCCCTCCTTATGCCAATGGCACACTACATTTAGGTCACGTTGTTAATAAAGTACTAAAAGACATTATTGTAAAAAGCAAAACGTTAGATGGCTATGATGCACCTTATGTTCCTGGCTGGGACTGTCATGGCTTACCAATCGAGCTAAAAGTAGAAGAAAAAGTTGGTAAAGTTGGTGTCAACCTTGATGCTTCTGCTTTTCGTAAAGCTTGTCGTGAATATGCTTATACGCAAATTGATATCCAAAAGAAAGACTTCATCCGTATGGGTGTATTGGGCGATTGGGACAATCCCTATCTAACCATGAACTATAAACAAGAAGCTGATATTGTCCGTAGTCTAGGTGAAATCCAAAAAGCTGGTCATGTACAACCGGGGCTAAAACCGGTGAACTGGTGCTTAGACTGTGGCTCATCATTGGCGGAAGCTGAGGTTGAATACCAAGATAAAACATCCGATGCAATTGATGTTGGTTTTGCCATCGTCAATTTGGCAGACTTGTCACAACGTATTGATGCGAACATTAGCCACCCAACTGATATCGTCATCTGGACCACAACGCCATGGACGTTACCAGCCAACCAAGCGGTCTCAGTACATCCTGAAATTGACTATCAAGTTGTACAAGTACAAACCGATACGGGTTTACGTAATTTGCTTTTGGCCAAGGATCTTGTTGCCAGCGCATGTGAACGTTATCAGTTGGAAAATCCTGTGGTATTAGCCGACTTTAAAGGTCAGGCATTAGAACACTTACAATTACAACATCCTTTAATTGCAACACGCCAAGTACCCGTTATTTTAGGTGAGCACGTCACGGCTGACAGTGGTACCGGTGCGGTTCACACAGCGCCAGGTCATGGTGTAGATGACTATAAAGTAGGCTTACAATATCAATTATTGGTCGACAATCCAGTGGGCGGTAATGGTGTTTATTTAGAAACGTCACCTATTTTTGCTGGTGAACACATCTATAAAGCCAATCCTAAAATTATTGCCGCATTGACGGACAGCCAAAAGCTATGGGCACATGCTAAAATTCGCCATAGCTACCCACATTGCTGGCGTCATAAAACCCCCATTATCTTCCGTGCCACACCGCAATGGTTTATTAGCATGGATGCGCAAGGCTTACGCCAAAAAGCGCTCGATGCCATTGAAAATGACATTCAATTTGTACCCGATTGGGGTAAAAACCGTATTCAAGCCATGATCGAAGGTCGCCCAGACTGGTGTATTTCTCGACAACGGACTTGGGGTGTGCCAATCCCCTTCTTTGTACACAAAGATACCAATGCGCTACATCCACGCACCAATGAGCTCCTCGAACAAGTTGCTCAGCTCATTGAGCAAGAAGGCATTGATGCCTGGTATAACCGCAGTGCAGAAGATTTCTTGGGTGAAGAAGCAGCACAATACAACTGTGTACGCGACACTTTAGATGTCTGGTTTGACTCTGGCACCACCCATTATGCAGTATTACAACAGCGTCCAGAACTGGCAGCACCTGCTGATTTGTATTTGGAAGGATCTGATCAACACCGCGGCTGGTTCCAATCTTCTTTGCTGACCTCTATCGCGATTAATGGTAAAGCCCCTTATAAGTCTTTATTGACACATGGTTTCACCGTTGATGAAAAAGGTCATAAGCTGTCTAAATCGCTCGGTAACTTTATTCCACTAGAAGACATCATTAAGCAACTCGGTGCGGATGGTTTACGCCTTTATGTTGCCTCTAGCGATTATCGCTATGAAATTGCGGCAAGTAAGGAAATCTTTAACCGCGTCAGTGATAGTTATCGTCGTATTCGTAATACCTTACGTTTCTTATTGGCCAACCTCAATGGTTTCCAACCCAGTCGTGATGTATTGCCAGTAAATGAACTGGTTGCACTGGATCAATATATCTTGCAGCGCACTGCAGAAGTACAAAAAACCATCCAACAAGCCTATACCGATATGAATTTTCACGTTGCTTGCAGCGCGATTACCAATTTCTGTATTAATGACTTAGGTGGTTTCTACCTCGATATTATTAAAGATCGCCAATACACCAGTAAAGCAGATTCACAAGCACGTCGTTCAGCACAAACTGCCTTGTATCACATCGTACAAGCATTTGTCCGTTGGATTAGTCCGATCCTAAGCTTTACCGCACAAGAAGCTTGGCCACTGATTCCAGAACAACAACAAGCCTATGTCTTTACCAGCTACTGGTATGAACTTCCGACAATCAGTCAAAGCAATGCCATTTCCGAACAAGATTGGCAAACCCTTATTGCAATTAAATCTGCAGTAAATAAACAAATTGAGGTTGCTCGGGCGGCTAAACTGATTGGTGGTAACCTTTCTGCGAAATTAGAACTGTGGGTAAAACCTGAACTCAAGCAAGTACTCAATCAACTTGATGATGAACTACGCTTTGTCTTAATCACCTCTGAGGCAATCGTGCATGATGATGCAGAACAAGGTGAAGTAACTGAAATTGATGGTTTACGTGTAAAAGTATCGGCAGCAGCAGGTGAAAAATGCGTTCGTTGCTGGCATGTACTACCCGATGTAAATACCCACGCTGAGCATCCAGGTCTTTGTCAACGTTGTATTGTCAACGTCACAGGCAGTGGCGAAGTGAGAAAATATGCCTAA
- the ribF gene encoding riboflavin biosynthesis protein RibF yields MKLLRLNALSPNKQLPKTAVTIGNFDGIHLGHQAMISQLKSIAAAQQLQSVVMIFEPQPLEFFKGYDAPPRISSLREKVTYLKTLGVDYVVIAKFDHHLRSMSAQDFADLLKYRLNAQCLVLGDDFHFGKNRQGNSEFLKQYGFEVIHLNTVQYAGERVSSTRIRHVLQQGDLQLAAQLLGRPYSMIGRVGYGDQIGRELNFPTINVAMSRHRPCLKGIYGVEVVCESADFPQLLTQQNTALKGIKGYQNNSLFGAANVGTRPSIEQQQPEWRLEVHFPELSANLYGLLMRVTFLNYLHGELNYPSLEALKTGIAGDVVELIEFRKTTPNSPV; encoded by the coding sequence ATGAAGCTGTTACGCCTAAATGCTTTATCCCCCAATAAACAATTGCCAAAAACTGCAGTGACCATTGGTAATTTTGATGGCATCCATCTTGGACATCAAGCCATGATTTCACAGCTAAAATCCATTGCTGCCGCACAGCAGCTACAATCAGTGGTGATGATTTTTGAACCACAACCCTTAGAATTTTTTAAGGGTTATGATGCACCACCACGTATTAGCTCTTTGCGTGAGAAAGTAACATATCTCAAAACACTCGGTGTCGATTATGTGGTCATTGCAAAATTTGATCATCATTTGCGCAGTATGAGTGCACAAGACTTTGCCGATCTTTTAAAATATCGACTCAATGCGCAATGTTTAGTACTCGGTGATGATTTTCATTTTGGTAAAAATCGTCAGGGTAATAGTGAATTTTTAAAACAATATGGCTTTGAAGTCATTCATCTTAACACCGTGCAATATGCAGGCGAACGGGTCAGTTCAACCCGTATTCGACACGTTTTGCAACAAGGTGACTTACAGCTGGCTGCGCAACTGCTAGGTCGCCCTTATAGCATGATCGGACGCGTCGGCTATGGCGATCAAATTGGTCGTGAACTCAACTTCCCCACCATCAATGTGGCGATGAGTCGTCATAGACCATGTCTAAAAGGAATTTATGGCGTTGAAGTGGTCTGTGAAAGTGCGGATTTTCCGCAGCTTCTCACCCAACAAAATACCGCATTAAAAGGAATAAAAGGCTACCAAAACAATAGTTTATTTGGAGCAGCCAATGTTGGAACACGACCATCAATAGAACAGCAACAGCCAGAATGGCGATTAGAAGTACATTTTCCTGAACTTTCTGCTAATCTGTATGGTTTATTGATGCGGGTGACTTTCCTCAACTACCTACATGGTGAACTGAATTATCCGTCACTAGAGGCACTCAAGACTGGAATTGCAGGTGATGTCGTGGAACTGATTGAGTTTCGTAAAACAACACCGAACTCTCCTGTTTAA
- the ssuC gene encoding aliphatic sulfonate ABC transporter permease SsuC, with amino-acid sequence MKTARHATNLNVVSRGVKHSLTVLTPWLVPLLLLIIWQSCSSLGLLQSRVLPAPSSVAIAFWDLLKSGELWRHVQVSLGRALLGLCVGGGLGLVLGLLNGSSKIASNLLDTTLQMIRNIPALALIPLVILWFGIDETAKLFLVAVGVFFPIYINTYHGIRAVDPQLIEMGKSYGLNPWQLYKNIILPAALPSILVGLRFALGLVWVLLIVAETISAQSGIGYMTMNAREFLQTDVVLVGILLYALLGKIADVLAAYLERRLLRWHSAYQTGD; translated from the coding sequence ATGAAAACAGCCCGCCATGCAACCAATCTCAATGTGGTTTCACGTGGAGTCAAACACAGTTTAACTGTTTTGACGCCTTGGCTCGTTCCGCTTTTACTCTTGATCATTTGGCAAAGTTGCTCAAGCCTGGGGCTGCTACAGAGTCGCGTATTACCTGCACCATCCAGCGTCGCCATTGCCTTTTGGGATCTCCTTAAAAGTGGTGAGTTATGGCGCCATGTGCAAGTCAGTTTAGGTCGAGCCTTATTGGGATTATGCGTTGGTGGCGGGCTGGGCTTAGTACTTGGCTTACTAAACGGCTCCTCTAAAATTGCCTCCAATTTACTCGACACCACCCTGCAAATGATTCGTAACATACCGGCTTTAGCATTGATTCCATTAGTGATTCTATGGTTTGGTATCGATGAAACTGCCAAGTTATTTCTGGTTGCAGTAGGCGTGTTTTTTCCAATTTATATCAATACCTATCATGGCATACGCGCAGTTGATCCACAGCTCATCGAAATGGGAAAAAGCTACGGTCTCAATCCATGGCAACTTTATAAAAATATCATTTTACCGGCCGCGCTGCCCTCCATCCTCGTTGGGCTACGTTTTGCTTTAGGCTTAGTTTGGGTATTACTCATTGTGGCAGAAACCATTTCAGCACAATCAGGTATCGGTTATATGACCATGAATGCACGAGAATTTCTTCAGACCGATGTGGTGCTGGTCGGAATCTTGTTATATGCATTATTGGGCAAAATCGCAGATGTACTGGCTGCCTATTTAGAACGGCGCTTATTACGCTGGCATTCAGCTTATCAAACGGGTGATTAA
- the lspA gene encoding signal peptidase II has protein sequence MPNSQQNKKAWQFYPANLLWLGLSALAIVLDQWTKWIANTHLNYAEPIAVMPFLNWTLLYNYGAAFSFLSDAGGWQRYFFTGLASLVSIIFIIWLMRMPKKLIILPMAIALIIGGAVGNLIDRIVLGHVVDFIHVYYNNSHFPAFNLADSAITLGTILLIIDTFFLEKKRVQNAEAQHD, from the coding sequence ATGCCTAATTCTCAACAGAATAAAAAAGCTTGGCAGTTTTATCCGGCGAACTTACTTTGGTTAGGGCTGAGCGCCCTAGCCATTGTGCTAGATCAGTGGACAAAATGGATTGCCAATACGCATTTGAACTATGCAGAACCTATTGCTGTAATGCCCTTTTTAAATTGGACACTACTTTATAACTATGGTGCTGCATTTAGTTTCTTATCCGATGCAGGTGGCTGGCAGCGCTATTTCTTTACTGGGCTAGCCAGCTTAGTTTCTATTATTTTTATTATTTGGCTCATGAGAATGCCGAAGAAGCTGATTATTCTTCCAATGGCAATTGCTTTGATTATCGGCGGTGCCGTAGGTAACTTAATTGACCGTATTGTTTTGGGTCACGTCGTCGATTTTATCCATGTGTATTACAATAATAGCCACTTTCCAGCATTTAACTTGGCCGATAGCGCAATTACACTAGGGACTATTTTATTGATCATTGACACTTTCTTCTTAGAGAAGAAACGTGTTCAAAATGCGGAAGCACAACATGACTGA
- a CDS encoding TetR/AcrR family transcriptional regulator produces MEQKKSTQKRHQLLAAALDVFSQYGFNGASLDEIARLAEMHKSNIFYYYANKEALYVEVLTSVMQKWLTPLQTLEPDCEPTEAIAQYLITKIDVAITEPKASKLFALEIIQGAPHILSILKGPLKKLFKRKAKVILTWQEQGKISKEIDPELLIINIWGITQNYADFTTQIEILMGKSLRSRHIYQRSVQHTVHLLLYGILPR; encoded by the coding sequence ATGGAACAAAAAAAGAGTACTCAAAAAAGACACCAACTCCTTGCCGCAGCTCTGGATGTTTTTTCTCAATATGGATTTAATGGGGCGAGCCTCGATGAAATTGCTCGACTTGCAGAAATGCATAAATCTAATATTTTTTATTATTACGCCAACAAAGAAGCATTATATGTAGAAGTACTCACTTCTGTAATGCAAAAATGGTTAACCCCCTTACAAACCCTAGAACCTGACTGCGAACCAACAGAAGCAATTGCACAATACTTAATAACGAAAATCGATGTTGCCATTACTGAACCCAAAGCTTCAAAACTTTTTGCTTTAGAAATTATTCAAGGTGCACCACATATTTTATCTATCTTAAAAGGCCCACTTAAAAAATTATTTAAACGTAAAGCCAAAGTTATTTTAACTTGGCAAGAACAAGGCAAAATCTCTAAAGAAATTGATCCAGAATTATTAATTATCAATATATGGGGTATTACACAAAACTATGCAGACTTTACCACGCAAATTGAAATTTTAATGGGAAAATCTTTACGCAGCCGCCACATTTACCAACGCAGTGTACAACATACTGTACACCTTCTTTTATACGGTATTTTACCGCGATAA
- a CDS encoding ABC transporter ATP-binding protein yields MTYLTLNPYLHQHRALPRQIVENEDAIGASIQLKQLSKHYGELTVLDQLDLNIQAGEFVAIVGKSGCGKSTLLRLIAGLEQQSQGNIDFAQHSHQDDVSAQQHASRHNLRVMFQNPRLLPWQSVIENIRLGLATTQFSQAEQLLKHIGLAEKAQHWPAQLSGGQQQRVALARALAHRPQILLLDEPLGALDALTRLEMQKLIEKLWLEKGFTALLVTHDVTEAVLLADRIIFLDQGKILQQFHINLARPRVKNHDFVEIEQNVLNAILNH; encoded by the coding sequence ATGACTTATCTCACGCTCAATCCTTATCTACATCAGCATCGCGCGCTCCCTCGGCAAATTGTTGAAAATGAAGATGCGATAGGCGCCTCCATACAGCTTAAACAGCTCAGTAAACACTATGGCGAACTCACGGTATTAGATCAACTTGATCTCAACATTCAAGCTGGAGAATTTGTTGCTATTGTTGGTAAAAGTGGCTGTGGTAAAAGCACCTTACTCCGACTAATCGCGGGCTTAGAACAACAAAGCCAAGGCAATATTGATTTTGCACAGCATAGTCACCAAGACGATGTTTCTGCCCAGCAACATGCTAGTCGTCACAACTTACGGGTGATGTTTCAAAACCCAAGGCTATTGCCATGGCAAAGTGTTATTGAAAATATCAGACTTGGTCTCGCCACAACGCAATTTTCTCAAGCTGAACAGCTTTTAAAGCATATTGGTCTCGCCGAAAAAGCCCAGCATTGGCCAGCGCAATTATCTGGTGGTCAACAACAACGGGTTGCACTCGCGCGTGCTTTGGCGCATCGTCCCCAAATTCTATTACTCGATGAACCCTTAGGTGCTTTAGATGCACTTACCCGTTTAGAAATGCAAAAACTCATTGAAAAACTGTGGTTAGAAAAAGGCTTTACGGCATTATTGGTTACCCATGATGTAACTGAAGCAGTGCTATTAGCAGACCGTATCATATTCCTGGATCAAGGAAAAATATTGCAGCAATTTCATATCAATTTAGCAAGACCACGTGTCAAAAATCATGATTTTGTTGAAATCGAACAAAATGTTTTAAATGCCATACTCAATCATTAA
- a CDS encoding sulfonate ABC transporter substrate-binding protein, producing MHTRIHFAGRTQKPISSSSAKRILVGLSMSGALFLSACEQKQQHTTLNIGYQKYGVLPIVKARGELDQALKAQGVEVKWIEFPAGPQLLEGLNVGSVVLGEAGEAPPIFAQAANPNLIYLANQPAAPFAEAIIVPKNSTIQSVKDLKGKRVVLNKGSNVHYLLLKVLEANQLSLDDIEVVYLPPADARAAFEKGAVDAWAIWDPFFAAAEQQLGAKVLATGDKVVSNHQFYLADRNFVQQHPQVFKTVIQSLDTTTQWLQHNQDAAAELMQKPTGLAPSILKAATARMGFGVQIISPTVIEQQQAVADAFYQQKLIPKPLNIHSAVLTDKDAAALSP from the coding sequence ATGCATACGCGTATTCACTTTGCCGGGAGAACCCAAAAACCGATCAGCAGCTCTTCAGCAAAACGAATCCTCGTTGGTTTGAGTATGTCCGGTGCATTGTTCCTGAGCGCGTGTGAACAAAAACAACAACACACTACTTTAAATATTGGCTATCAAAAATATGGTGTTTTACCCATCGTCAAAGCCCGTGGTGAACTCGATCAAGCACTCAAAGCCCAAGGTGTTGAGGTCAAATGGATTGAGTTTCCCGCAGGTCCGCAGTTACTCGAAGGGCTCAATGTCGGTAGTGTCGTCTTGGGTGAAGCAGGAGAAGCCCCTCCAATCTTTGCACAAGCCGCCAATCCAAACTTAATTTATCTCGCCAACCAGCCTGCCGCACCCTTTGCAGAAGCGATTATCGTGCCTAAAAACTCCACCATTCAGTCGGTAAAAGATCTAAAAGGCAAACGTGTGGTTCTCAATAAAGGCTCCAATGTACATTATTTACTGCTTAAAGTATTGGAAGCCAATCAACTCAGTTTGGATGATATCGAAGTGGTGTATCTGCCGCCAGCAGATGCCCGTGCCGCCTTTGAAAAAGGTGCAGTAGATGCTTGGGCAATCTGGGACCCATTCTTTGCCGCAGCTGAACAACAGTTAGGTGCAAAAGTCCTTGCCACTGGCGATAAAGTCGTCAGCAACCACCAATTCTATTTGGCTGATCGTAATTTTGTCCAACAACATCCACAAGTATTTAAGACCGTCATTCAGTCCTTAGATACCACCACACAATGGCTACAACACAATCAAGATGCCGCAGCTGAACTGATGCAAAAGCCTACCGGTTTAGCACCGAGTATTTTAAAAGCCGCAACAGCAAGAATGGGCTTTGGCGTGCAAATCATTAGCCCAACCGTGATTGAGCAGCAACAGGCTGTTGCCGATGCATTCTATCAGCAAAAGTTAATTCCTAAACCACTCAATATCCATAGTGCCGTATTAACCGATAAAGATGCCGCAGCACTCAGCCCTTAA